The Helianthus annuus cultivar XRQ/B chromosome 16, HanXRQr2.0-SUNRISE, whole genome shotgun sequence genome includes a window with the following:
- the LOC110915681 gene encoding nudix hydrolase 17, mitochondrial, giving the protein MEIKNMVTMVARSGRQLQRYNKGHRQVVGCIPYRIKGNKEQNLEDALEVLVISAQRKGKGMLFPKGGWESDESINEAALRETMEEAGVFGTLECLLGTWHFKSKTNGSLREGYMFPLLVKGQLDFWPEKDIRQRVWVSVPMAKEVCQQPWMKEALDLLVKRLESTTTMNDEEPI; this is encoded by the exons ATGGAAATTAAGAACATGGTAACCATGGTTGCTCGTAGTGGCCGCCAGTTGCAGCGGTACAACAAAGGCCACCGCCAAGTCGTCGG ATGCATACCTTACAGAATAAAAGGTAACAAAGAGCAGAATTTAGAAGATGCATTAGAAGTTCTTGTCATTAGTGCACAAAGAAAAGGCAAAGGGATGTTATTCCCTAAG GGAGGTTGGGAATCCGATGAATCGATCAATGAAGCTGCGTTAAGAGAAACTATGGAGGAAGCCGGAGTCTTCGGGACCCTTGAG TGTTTATTGGGTACATGGCACTTCAAGAGCAAAACCAATGGCTCGTTACGTGAAGGGTACATGTTTCCGTTACTCGTGAAGGGGCAACTGGATTTCTGGCCCGAAAAGGACATTCGTCAAAGAGTTTGG GTGAGTGTACCAATGGCTAAAGAAGTTTGCCAACAACCTTGGATGAAAGAAGCATTGGATTTGCTAGTCAAACGGCTCGAGTCAACTACTACTATGAATGATGAGGAACCCATTTAA